A part of Aegilops tauschii subsp. strangulata cultivar AL8/78 chromosome 2, Aet v6.0, whole genome shotgun sequence genomic DNA contains:
- the LOC109738804 gene encoding dirigent protein 21: MAVVPLFLVLVLAVATMAISEQETTTHIKVYWHDVYSGPSPTAVEVARAPSTNSSKTLFGGVYVIDDALTDGPDLNSSRLVGRAQGMYVSSGKDELAVLMNMNFVFTAGGRYNGSSIAIMGRNSAASAAIREMPVIGGTGIFRLARGYALATTYAFNISTGDATVEYNVFIRH; encoded by the coding sequence ATGGCCGTCGTCCCCCTCTTCCTCGTCCTCGTCTTAGCCGTCGCTACCATGGCCATATCCGAGCAGGAGACGACCACGCACATCAAGGTGTACTGGCACGACGTGTACAGCGGGCCGAGCCCGACGGCGGTCGAGGTTGCGCGTGCCCCGTCGACCAACTCGTCTAAGACCCTGTTCGGCGGGGTGTATGTCATCGACGATGCGCTTACAGATGGGCCCGACCTCAACTCGTCGAGGCTGGTTGGGCGCGCGCAGGGCATGTACGTCAGCTCCGGCAAGGACGAGCTGGCGGTGCTCATGAACATGAACTTCGTCTTCACCGCCGGCGGCAGGTACAACGGCAGCAGCATCGCCATCATGGGCCGGAACTCGGCGGCCTCCGCTGCCATCCGCGAGATGCCTGTCATCGGCGGCACCGGCATCTTCCGCTTGGCCCGTGGGTACGCGCTGGCCACAACGTACGCCTTCAATATTAGCACCGGCGACGCCACAGTCGAGTACAACGTCTTCATCCGCCACTAG